In Desulfobotulus mexicanus, one DNA window encodes the following:
- a CDS encoding VOC family protein, which yields MEIQSVSTTIVTQNLEETKAFYISHFDARPAFDCAWYVVLRLGASPSGPEICLMKPQEGMVPFTGGIFLNVLVTDADAMYERLHDQAGLSVIMPLEDHPWGDRGFGLLDPSGALVYCYHPIPPAAEFQQYILD from the coding sequence ATGGAAATTCAATCCGTCAGCACAACCATTGTCACGCAAAATCTTGAAGAAACAAAGGCATTTTATATCTCACACTTTGATGCCCGCCCGGCCTTTGACTGCGCCTGGTACGTGGTGCTTCGCCTTGGAGCTTCCCCGTCCGGGCCGGAAATCTGCCTTATGAAGCCCCAGGAAGGGATGGTTCCTTTTACCGGAGGTATCTTTCTGAATGTCCTTGTGACGGATGCCGATGCCATGTACGAGAGGCTGCATGATCAGGCGGGTCTGTCTGTCATCATGCCTCTGGAAGATCATCCCTGGGGAGACAGGGGCTTCGGACTTCTGGATCCCTCCGGTGCCCTTGTTTACTGCTACCATCCCATTCCTCCGGCAGCGGAGTTTCAGCAGTATATTCTTGACTGA